A stretch of DNA from Calditrichota bacterium:
CTGCATGAAGCTTATGTGTAAAAACAGACGGTTCGTATAAATCCATTAAGGTATCAATTACGAACAGTTCTGAAGCTTCATCAGCAGAATGATCCAGTGTAATTCCATCCCTTCGGAAATCCGGGAAAAGTTTTAAACAAGGATTTTTATGGGTTGGTTCTGAACAGCTGTGGCACTCCCTGCAATTGATATCTGCGAGCGAATGATGTTTGTCCGATCCAGATTGCGACCAGGAGAATGAAACCAATACTATAAAGAGCCAAATAAATAGTCTCATTTAATTACCCCCTTCAGTGCAAAACGTGTTTTCTTTGTAATTTTCTGAACAGGCTGGCTAACAACAGGAAAGATCATAACAATGAGCCTGTATAAGAGAATTTCAAGCGAAATAAAACCCAGGGTTACGGATATTTCACCAATACTTGGCCAGTAGGATTCTTTCGCATAAAGGGGTGTATAGGCTACAATAAAATTATTAAAGCGATTGATAAAAACACCAAATATCACCAGGTTTGAGGCAACAAATATCCAGAATGGCGACTTAAGGACTTTATCCCACAAGAAAAGACGCAAAGGAAGAATTATGCCAATGAGCACTTCAATAACCCACATGACACTTGCAACATTTAATTCATTCAAATAAACATAAGTCTCACGAATTGCCATATCGCCTAACTTAAAAGCGAGATAAATAAACAACATCGGACCAACAAATCTGCCAAGTTTAGCCAGCACATTTATTTCAGGTTTTAAGCCAAATGATCTTGATGAAATAAGTGATTCCATTATCACCATAGGAAACCCAACAGAAAATGCTGAAATCAAATACATTAATGGAGCAATGGGCGACTGCCAAAGCGGATGGATTTTGTCTCCTGCAATCATCATCAACGTACCAATCGATGATTGATGTAAACAGGAAAGGACAACACCGAGGATTAGGAAAAAGAAAATCGCTTTATCCATAATCCTGTCCAGCAAACGGAGGAGAGAATCTGTGGCTTTATTAAATATTTTTAAAAAACCTTTTAAGTGAACTTTCCCAATAAAACGTTCCGTAATAATAGGTAAAAATTCAATATACAAAACCGAAATATAAGCCATCACACAAATACCAACTTCAAACAAGACAGAGTTTCCATTCCACATATACAAAGGATGATATATAAAATAATATCTTCCTAAATCGAAAAAGACACCAAGCCCGACAAATGTATAACCAAGCATGGCAGTAAGCAGCGCCGGGCGAACTATATCATGAAATTCTTCTTTATGGAAAATATGAACCAACGCTGCTGTGGTGAACCCGCCGGCCGCAAGTGCCACACCAGCTGCCACATCAATTCCTATCCAAATTCCCCACGGGTATTGATTATTAAGGTTGGTTATTGAACCAATCCCAAAGATGAACCTGAGAGCTGCAAATACTAATCCGTTTATCATTAACAAAGTAAGAACGACTACACCTGGTGTAAAAAAACGGGTTTTAATCTGTGTGGCTTTTAAAAAGGCTTCCATACTAATCTCCCGCTCCATCATTGTTTTTATCTTTTCCCAACCACATTATGCCACCCAGCAAAGCAAACAGAGATACAGGCGGAATGAAATATTTGAAGATCCCATGTTGGAGGGCTTCTGATGCACCCGGTGCCGGTTTACTGGAGCGCACAGGTAATTCCAGATCTTTAAACTCCCTTGATGCCAAATACATCCAGGATGTACCTCCTGCTTCATTTTCTCCATAAACATGGTTGATATATTTTTCCGGATGGTCTGCAATACGCTTATGAGCCAGTTTTATCAGTTCATATCTTTTCCCATAAGTCAATGCTTCCACCGGACAAATATCAACACATGCAGGAAGCAGGCCTTCCTTTGTCCGATCAAAACAAAAATCGCATTTCATAATCCGCGGTTGAACTGCTTTTTCATATTCAAATGCAGGTATTTGAAATGGGCAAGCTACCATACAGTATCGACAACCGATACACTTATCACTATCCCAGACAACCGATCCATTTTCTTGTTTTGAAAAGGCCCCCACAATACAGGCCGATACACAAGCCGGGTGATCGCAATGCATACATTGTACTTTTACATTAATTGGGAACTCCTCTTCTTTCGGGTTATCAAACTCGTTCACGACGGTTAATGCATCTACTTCAGGTCTTCTATTTTGCTCAAAAACGGATCGGTCATCGTAATCTGCCTCATCCCCCGATTGAATATCATGTGCATTTTTACAAGCAAATTCACAACGCCTGCAACCAATACATGTTGTTGTATCAATCAAAACACCCATCCGGTCATCCGAAATTATATTTTTTGGGGCGGCAATTGCCTCATTAGTTTTTAAGCCACCGGCAGCAGCTCCGATTAACCCTACCGACTTTAAAAAGTCACGTCGCGATTGTGTCATCTATTCGTTCTCCTTTTCAGGTTCCCCAGGCATTGAAAAAAGTGCCTTAATATCTTTTCCTTGTAAAACTGCATTCATGATTGGATTTATATCACCACAAATAAAAGGCGTAACTTTAATACTCTTATTGCGGATATTTTCCAGAATTGCTTTTGTAATCCCACCGCAAATAAACAAGTCAACATTTAATATTTTTAGTAGATCAATCCTCTGAAACAGTGTCAGACTTTCAACATTTATTATATCCCTTTCCGGGTTATTGCCTTCGTTTTTGATAACCAAAAGATTAGCGGCTGTATCAAACAAAGGTGCGACTCGGTTTTGCCAAACCGGGATAGCAATTATCATAGCATATCCTCCTGCTTGTGCATTAGGCAAAAGAAATGCCAAAATATTATTCTGCCAAATAAATGGTTATAAGTCTTTAAGAATCAATAACTTTGATTTGTAAATAAGAGTAGGGAGACAGAGTAGCATGGTGAGTACAAAGCTACTGTACAGGGTAGCAAGGTAGCGCGAAAGCTACCCTATGGTTTGGGCTTTATTTGCTAAATCGCCCATCTTTGGAAGGAAGGCATATATCCAGTTTTTTAATTTTTCGAAAAAGTGTTGTTTTATGCATGCCTAATTCTTTGGCGGTGGCTAAACGGTTCCAGCAGTTTTTTTCCAGACAATCCAAAATAGTTTTCCGTTCAACATCTTTTACAGTTGGATTGATGACATCAACGATATGAGTTTGATTAAATTGTTGTGTTAATTCATCAGGCAATTGATCACATTCAATAATATTTTTCCGGCACAATACCATGGTTCTTTCAATGATATTTTCCAGCTCGCGAACATTGCCCGGAAAATGATATTTCATCAAAATTTTCAAAACATTTTCAGAAACCATTTCAATATTCTTGCCCATAATATTATTGTATTTGCCAATAAAATGTTTCACAAGATGAGGTATATCTTCACGTCTATCTCTCAGAGGCGGGATAACTATTCTTATTATATTTATCCGGTAATACAAATCGCTGCGGAATAAACCTTGTTCTACCAATTGTGATAAGTTTTTATTAGTCGCAGCAATTACCCGTACATTTGCCCGAACAGGTTTATTGGATCCTAATGGTTCGTAAACATGATCTTGTAAAACACGCAATAACCGCACTTGAAATGCAGGGGAGACATCACCAATTTCGTCTAGTAAAATTGTACTTTCTTCGGCCTGGGCAAAGCGACCTTCTTTGTCATTTTTTGCATCGGTAAAAGCACCGGCTTTATACCCAAATAGTTCCGACTCTAATAATGTATCAGGCAATGCGCCACAATTTACAGCAACCATCGCTTTGTTTTTTCGGCTACTGAGATTATGAATTACGCTGGCAAAAAGATCTTTCCCTGTGCCGCTTTCTCCTTCAATCAGCACAGTACTGTCACTCTCAGCAATCTGAGGCAAAATATCAAAGATTCGATTCATCTCTTTATTTTTACTAACTATATCCGCGTAAGAATAACTGCCCTCAAGTTTCTTACGCAGATCAATTACAGCACTTTGATCCCTAAAGGTTTCAACACCACCAATAATCTTGCCTTGTTTGTCTTTTAATAATGCAGTTGATATACTTATAGGAATCTGTATTCCATCGGAATTGACGATGAATATTTTTTTAGAAACAATTGCTTTGCCGGTTTTCATTGTAGAGCTAAGCAAACAGTTTTTCTCACAGACATTTGTGCGGAAAACATCATAACAAAATTCATTTATTGCTTTTTCCCTTGCTACACCTGTTATCTTCTCAGCCGCTTTATTAAAAGACGTAATTCGCATATCGCCGGTGGTAGTAAAAACACCGTCTGTTATATTATCCAGAATAATTTTTGTAAAATCTTTTGAGGTTTGGGGTTCCTTGCCACTCATCGTTAATTTCCTGCAATTGTTCGTTGTTATTCGCACCTTTAATTTACAAAAAAAAAGGAGCATAAGCACTAAATGAGTGCTTATATATGTAACTGAAAAATTGCAAAATTAGATTTGGCAGGGTGAGAAAAATGTGGTTGGATCAAACAAAAAAACAGAATCAGTTTTCGTCAGGATAGCGTTGTTGTATGGATCGCATTACATCAACATTTTCAAAAAATACTTCAATAAGGTCCGGATCAAATTGGCTTCCGGATCCTTCACGTAAAGCTTCAAATACTTGTTCTTCTGTCCAGGCATCCTTATAAACGCGCTTAGAAGAAAGTGCATCAAAAACATCAGCGATAGCAACTATGCGGCCAAATAATGGAATTTCTTCTTCTTTTTTACCAAGAACATTCCCATCCTTATCTTTGTGGCCCGCAAGTCCTTCACCAGAATCAATATCAATATAGCCAGGATATCCTTTTCCATCCCAACGCTCATGGTGGTTTAAAGCCACTTCTTCAGCTATTTCATCAAACTCGGAACGAGCGCCACCAAAAAGCTGAGCGCCAAGAATTGTGTGTGTCTTCATTACGTCATATTCTTCTTCTGTAAACCTTCCGGGTTTTTTGAGGATATTATCTGATATGGCTACTTTTCCTACATCGTGCAACATGGCAGCCATTCTTAATGAATCTTTCTGAGAAGAAATCTGTTCTTTCGAAATTCCTTTTTTATGAGCGTAAGCCTCATATATTTCCAGAGAATAAGCAGCAACGCGATTTACATGAGGGCCTGTTTCTTTAGGATCACGCAATTCTGCCATACTTATCATACGCATGATTGTAGTACGGGTGAGTTGTGCTTTTTCAATGGCATTAGCGGCATAATTTGCAAAGTGGATAATAAGCGGCTCATCTTCATCCATAAATGCAATAATTTTATCTGCATCGTCCTGGGCATTAATTAACTGTAAGACACCAATAATTTGTTTTCGGGTATTTTTTAAAGGAACGGTTAAAATAGATGTTGTGTGGTAACCAACTTTTTTATCAAAATCACTATTGAATGCAAACGGCAAAGATGGAGAAATTTTATAAGCATCGGGGATATTTGAAGTTTTACCGGTGTTTGCAACAAAGCCCGCAATTGAATTATTATTAATCGGCATTGAAAAAGTTGTATAGATTAACTTTTTATTAGGTCCCAGCTTTGATCGCAAAGTATCATTCTGCGCATAGCTGAATTTTAACATTTCCCCTTCTTTAATATAAATCGATCCGGCATCGGCATGTACAAGGCTTCTTGCCTCGCTCAATATTTTTTCCAGGAGAACATCAAGATCACTGATTTGGCTAACTTCCAGCCCAAGTTGGATTAACCTGGACAGTTTTTCTTTTCTGTCGAGCATGTATTGTTCCTAAAAGTTGGGGACTGTAGTAAAAGTATAGTGTTTTTATCGGGTCTTTTATTTCAGGATTCTATTAATCGAACAGTAAGTGTAAATTATTTAGCTACTTCTTACAAATAATTATAAATAAAAAGAAGAAAACTATTCTATAAACCCCTCAGTACCACTGATTTTTCCTTTCTTTAGCGCTGGTACGCCTTCTTTAATCCAAACCGGAGCGGGCGCACCTTTGAGAAAATGATCAAAATATTGCTGCAGGCGAATGGCCCAATCTTTTTTATTTACAAATTTTGTAGGCCAATGCGGCTCATTATTATAGGTGATCATCCAGCTTGGTTTGCCGAGACGGCGTAGTGCCGAAAACAGCTCAATACCCTGATACCATGGAACATGGCCATCGTGATCATTGTGCATTATCAGTAAAGGTGTTTCAACCTGATCCATTCGGAATAATGGTGAGTTATCGATATAGCGCATCGGGTATTCCCACAGTGTTCCCCCAATCCTGCTTTGAGTTTTTTCATATTGGAACATACGGCTTTTACCTGTTCCCCAACGGATTCCACCATATGCACTGGTCATGTTTGCAACGGGCGCACCGGCTTCAGCTGCTTTAAACATATTTGTGCGTGTCACCAGGTAGGCAATCTGATAGCCGCCCCAACTGTGGCCCTGAACGCCAATATTTTCTTTGTCCACAAAACCCATTTCCAGAATATGATTTACGCCGGGCAAAACAGCATTATAAGCGCTTTCGCCAGGATAGCCTTCTTTATATGGGATATCAGGAATAAAAATCACATAACCTCGGCTGGCATAAAAGCTAAAATTAATTATAGATCGGTGCGGCTCTGGCATCCAATGTCTAAAAAGATTATCTGAATTTTTTTCATAAAAATAAACCAGCATTGGGTATTTAACTGATGAATCAAAATTGGCTGGTTTAATTAAATTTCCTTGCAGCTTTTTGCCATCCAGCGAATTCCACTCAACTTGTTCTGCAGAGCCCCATAAATAATCCTTTTGTTGTGGATTTATATCGGTTATTTTTCGGGGATTTGAAAAACTCAAATCAGAAACCCAGTAATCCGGAAACTCCCTGAAATCTTCACGTGAAAAAGTAACCTTATTACTATCTTTTGCTTTGCGCAGATGAGAAAATCTTTTGGGCATATATATTTTTCGGTCCGGATTGGATTTATTTTTTCTATTGATCGAATAATAACCCGCTTCTTTAGTCTCATCTTGAAAAGCAGACAGGAGCATTTCATCAGGAAGGAATTCTTCTTCAGGGTCAAGTTTAATATATCTGAAGCGTAGTTTGTTTTCACGGCCAAACTCTCTTGTAACATTTACCGGTTTTTCCACTTTCCCGGGTGTTACATTCCACAGATCATATTTATCATAAAAAATAAAGGATTTATCATTTTCCGTCCAGCCTGCAAAACCATATGAGTCTGCTTTGTATGGCCAATCATGTTTTTCGTTATAAACGGGTGTATTTAGGTTTTTGCATAGATTATTTCTTTGAAGTGTT
This window harbors:
- a CDS encoding sigma 54-interacting transcriptional regulator — protein: MSGKEPQTSKDFTKIILDNITDGVFTTTGDMRITSFNKAAEKITGVAREKAINEFCYDVFRTNVCEKNCLLSSTMKTGKAIVSKKIFIVNSDGIQIPISISTALLKDKQGKIIGGVETFRDQSAVIDLRKKLEGSYSYADIVSKNKEMNRIFDILPQIAESDSTVLIEGESGTGKDLFASVIHNLSSRKNKAMVAVNCGALPDTLLESELFGYKAGAFTDAKNDKEGRFAQAEESTILLDEIGDVSPAFQVRLLRVLQDHVYEPLGSNKPVRANVRVIAATNKNLSQLVEQGLFRSDLYYRINIIRIVIPPLRDRREDIPHLVKHFIGKYNNIMGKNIEMVSENVLKILMKYHFPGNVRELENIIERTMVLCRKNIIECDQLPDELTQQFNQTHIVDVINPTVKDVERKTILDCLEKNCWNRLATAKELGMHKTTLFRKIKKLDICLPSKDGRFSK
- the hybB gene encoding Ni/Fe-hydrogenase cytochrome b subunit is translated as MEAFLKATQIKTRFFTPGVVVLTLLMINGLVFAALRFIFGIGSITNLNNQYPWGIWIGIDVAAGVALAAGGFTTAALVHIFHKEEFHDIVRPALLTAMLGYTFVGLGVFFDLGRYYFIYHPLYMWNGNSVLFEVGICVMAYISVLYIEFLPIITERFIGKVHLKGFLKIFNKATDSLLRLLDRIMDKAIFFFLILGVVLSCLHQSSIGTLMMIAGDKIHPLWQSPIAPLMYLISAFSVGFPMVIMESLISSRSFGLKPEINVLAKLGRFVGPMLFIYLAFKLGDMAIRETYVYLNELNVASVMWVIEVLIGIILPLRLFLWDKVLKSPFWIFVASNLVIFGVFINRFNNFIVAYTPLYAKESYWPSIGEISVTLGFISLEILLYRLIVMIFPVVSQPVQKITKKTRFALKGVIK
- a CDS encoding HD domain-containing protein gives rise to the protein MLDRKEKLSRLIQLGLEVSQISDLDVLLEKILSEARSLVHADAGSIYIKEGEMLKFSYAQNDTLRSKLGPNKKLIYTTFSMPINNNSIAGFVANTGKTSNIPDAYKISPSLPFAFNSDFDKKVGYHTTSILTVPLKNTRKQIIGVLQLINAQDDADKIIAFMDEDEPLIIHFANYAANAIEKAQLTRTTIMRMISMAELRDPKETGPHVNRVAAYSLEIYEAYAHKKGISKEQISSQKDSLRMAAMLHDVGKVAISDNILKKPGRFTEEEYDVMKTHTILGAQLFGGARSEFDEIAEEVALNHHERWDGKGYPGYIDIDSGEGLAGHKDKDGNVLGKKEEEIPLFGRIVAIADVFDALSSKRVYKDAWTEEQVFEALREGSGSQFDPDLIEVFFENVDVMRSIQQRYPDEN
- a CDS encoding 4Fe-4S dicluster domain-containing protein → MTQSRRDFLKSVGLIGAAAGGLKTNEAIAAPKNIISDDRMGVLIDTTTCIGCRRCEFACKNAHDIQSGDEADYDDRSVFEQNRRPEVDALTVVNEFDNPKEEEFPINVKVQCMHCDHPACVSACIVGAFSKQENGSVVWDSDKCIGCRYCMVACPFQIPAFEYEKAVQPRIMKCDFCFDRTKEGLLPACVDICPVEALTYGKRYELIKLAHKRIADHPEKYINHVYGENEAGGTSWMYLASREFKDLELPVRSSKPAPGASEALQHGIFKYFIPPVSLFALLGGIMWLGKDKNNDGAGD